The following coding sequences lie in one Sinorhizobium fredii USDA 257 genomic window:
- the hflX gene encoding GTPase HflX: MRTITKRNSKSPSSIIPELEKRRDDMRAVVVVPVLKKTGKPAAEVATATTRSDESRLEEATGLALAIDLDVVHGTVVAVAQPKPGTLLGSGKIEEIGHILNEKDAGLVIVDHPLTPVQQRNLEKEWNAKVIDRTGLILEIFGRRASTKEGTLQVDLAHLNYQKGRLVRSWTHLERQRGGAGFMGGPGETQIEADRRLLQERIVRLERELEQVRRTRQLHRSKRKKVPHPIVALVGYTNAGKSTLFNRMTGAGVLAEDMLFATLDPTLRRLKLPHGRMVILSDTVGFISDLPTHLVAAFRATLEEVLEADLVLHVRDLSDPDNQAQASDVLRILADLGIDEKEGAERIVEVWNKIDRLEPEVREALVKKAASADNTVAVSAITGEGVDDLLAEIGQRLSGVMTECTVVLAVDQLQFLPWIYEHAIVDGRDDLDDGRISLDLRLTEAEAAELERRLGNGAKPAAEDW; encoded by the coding sequence CTGAGGACCATCACCAAACGTAATTCGAAATCGCCGTCATCGATCATTCCGGAGCTTGAGAAGCGCCGCGACGACATGCGCGCGGTCGTTGTCGTGCCGGTCTTGAAGAAGACGGGCAAGCCAGCGGCGGAGGTGGCGACGGCCACCACCCGTTCCGATGAAAGCCGGCTTGAAGAGGCAACCGGGCTTGCGCTTGCCATCGATCTCGACGTCGTGCACGGCACGGTCGTTGCCGTCGCGCAGCCGAAACCAGGCACGCTGCTCGGCAGCGGAAAGATCGAGGAGATCGGCCATATCCTGAACGAGAAGGATGCGGGCCTGGTCATCGTCGATCATCCGCTGACGCCGGTGCAGCAGCGCAATCTCGAGAAGGAATGGAACGCCAAGGTCATCGACCGGACGGGTCTTATTCTCGAGATTTTCGGCCGACGCGCCTCCACCAAGGAGGGCACGCTTCAGGTCGATCTCGCCCACCTGAACTATCAGAAGGGCCGCCTGGTACGAAGCTGGACCCACCTGGAGCGCCAGCGCGGCGGCGCCGGCTTCATGGGCGGCCCGGGCGAAACGCAGATCGAAGCCGACCGCCGCCTTCTGCAGGAGAGGATCGTTCGGCTGGAGCGCGAACTGGAGCAGGTGCGGCGTACGCGCCAGCTGCATCGCTCGAAGCGCAAGAAGGTGCCGCATCCTATCGTCGCGCTGGTCGGCTACACCAACGCCGGCAAATCGACGCTCTTCAACCGGATGACCGGCGCTGGCGTTTTGGCCGAGGACATGCTCTTCGCGACGCTCGATCCGACGCTCCGGCGGCTGAAGCTGCCGCATGGCCGAATGGTCATTCTGTCGGACACGGTCGGTTTCATCTCCGATTTGCCGACGCACCTCGTCGCGGCCTTCCGGGCGACGCTGGAGGAGGTGCTCGAAGCCGATCTGGTTCTGCATGTGCGCGATCTCTCTGATCCGGACAATCAGGCACAGGCGAGCGATGTGCTGCGTATCCTTGCCGATCTCGGCATCGACGAGAAGGAAGGCGCCGAACGCATCGTCGAGGTCTGGAACAAAATCGACAGGCTCGAGCCGGAGGTGCGCGAGGCTCTGGTGAAGAAGGCCGCGAGCGCCGACAACACCGTCGCCGTTTCCGCGATCACAGGCGAAGGCGTTGACGATCTGCTTGCCGAGATTGGTCAGCGGCTTTCGGGCGTGATGACCGAGTGCACCGTCGTGTTGGCCGTGGACCAGCTGCAATTCCTGCCCTGGATCTATGAGCACGCGATCGTCGACGGCCGCGATGATCTTGACGACGGAAGGATCAGCCTCGACCTGCGCTTGACCGAGGCCGAGGCGGCCGAGCTCGAAAGACGGTTGGGCAATGGGGCCAAACCCGCGGCAGAGGATTGGTAG
- the mazG gene encoding nucleoside triphosphate pyrophosphohydrolase, whose amino-acid sequence MEPSRDIQRLIDIMAALRDPKTGCPWDIVQTFETIKPYTIEEAYEVADAIERHDMDDLCDELGDLLLQVVYHAQMAEEADEFSFGDVVEAVTRKMIRRHPHVFARSNADTPEAVKLQWDEIKQAEKADWRARRMRRGLPQEEHSGHLGSVQRSFPALVEALKLQERAAKVGFDWSEPEPILDKVEEEIGELRQALRDGDRRKVADELGDLIFALVNIGRHIGTDPEMALRGTNTKFRRRFSHIEQELHAGGETLDAASLERMEELWQAAKAIERQLT is encoded by the coding sequence ATGGAACCTTCTCGCGATATTCAACGCCTCATCGATATCATGGCAGCCCTTCGCGACCCGAAGACCGGCTGTCCCTGGGACATCGTCCAGACCTTCGAGACGATCAAGCCCTACACGATCGAGGAAGCCTACGAGGTCGCCGACGCCATCGAGCGCCATGACATGGACGATCTCTGCGACGAGCTCGGCGACCTGCTGCTTCAGGTCGTCTATCACGCGCAAATGGCGGAGGAAGCGGACGAATTCTCCTTCGGCGACGTCGTCGAAGCCGTCACCCGCAAGATGATCCGCCGCCACCCGCATGTCTTTGCCCGCTCCAATGCCGACACGCCCGAGGCGGTCAAACTGCAATGGGACGAGATCAAGCAGGCCGAGAAGGCCGACTGGCGAGCCCGCCGCATGCGACGCGGCCTGCCGCAGGAGGAGCATTCCGGCCATCTCGGTTCAGTGCAGCGTAGTTTTCCGGCGCTGGTCGAAGCGCTGAAGCTTCAGGAGCGCGCCGCCAAGGTGGGCTTCGACTGGTCGGAACCCGAACCGATCCTCGACAAGGTCGAGGAGGAAATCGGCGAATTGCGGCAGGCGCTGAGAGATGGAGACCGGCGGAAGGTCGCCGACGAGCTCGGCGACCTGATCTTCGCGCTCGTCAATATCGGACGCCATATCGGCACCGACCCCGAAATGGCGTTGCGCGGCACCAATACGAAATTCCGGCGCCGGTTCAGCCATATCGAACAGGAACTCCATGCGGGCGGCGAGACGTTGGATGCCGCATCGCTGGAGCGCATGGAAGAGCTTTGGCAGGCGGCAAAGGCGATCGAAAGGCAATTGACGTAG
- a CDS encoding deaminase: MKKSELAERLLAVIENDILPLTEKGVAAGNKVFGAAILRKTDLSLVLAETNNETENPLWHGEVHTLKCFYEMAEKPDTRDLIFLSTHEPCSMCLSAITWAGFDNFYFLFSHADSRDSFSIPHDLRILKEVFRLEPGGYAPENAFWKSTSIAALVQDADPETAKRLAAQDARIRKRYERLSEAYQAGKNNNAIPLN, translated from the coding sequence ATGAAGAAATCCGAATTGGCCGAGCGTCTGCTGGCGGTCATCGAAAACGACATACTTCCCTTGACCGAGAAGGGCGTTGCGGCAGGAAACAAGGTGTTCGGTGCGGCGATCCTGCGCAAGACCGATCTCTCTCTCGTGCTGGCCGAGACCAACAACGAGACCGAAAACCCGCTGTGGCACGGTGAGGTGCACACGCTCAAGTGCTTCTACGAGATGGCCGAGAAGCCCGACACGCGCGACTTGATCTTCCTGTCGACGCACGAGCCCTGCTCCATGTGTCTCTCCGCGATCACCTGGGCCGGTTTCGACAATTTCTACTTCCTCTTCAGCCACGCGGATTCGCGCGACAGCTTCTCGATCCCGCACGACCTGAGGATCCTCAAGGAAGTCTTCCGGCTTGAACCCGGCGGCTATGCCCCGGAAAATGCGTTCTGGAAGTCGACCTCGATTGCTGCGCTAGTACAGGATGCCGATCCGGAGACGGCGAAGCGGCTTGCGGCACAGGATGCCCGTATCCGTAAGCGCTACGAACGCCTGTCGGAAGCCTATCAGGCGGGCAAGAACAACAACGCCATACCGCTGAATTGA
- the cysG gene encoding siroheme synthase CysG produces MSQQLSVFPAFFRVAQKSVAVFGNGDEAFAKVRLLLNTEARILAYADQPEPAFEAFLKDKGIEAVRGPFADHQVEGAVLVFAATGDAAADRVIVSAARERKIPANAVDQPDYCDFLTPALVNRAPVAVAIGTEGAGPVLAQMIRAQIDQLLSPSLGIVATLAASYREAVDRLIPRGVARRVFWRRFFSGPVADHVALGDLASARREASRLLDAADRISGHVWLVGAGPGAEDLLTLRAQRVMMEADAIVYDALVPQAIVDMGRRDAERLSVGKRKGCHTKSQAEINQLLVKLANEGKRVVRLKSGDPLIFGRAGEEMAAMREAGISYEIVPGITSAFAAAADFELPLTLRGVASSLVFTTGHDLAGDVLPDWARLAVSGATIAVYMGRTVAASVAGRLMQAGLPAETTVAVIENASRAERRLLHGILRELPDLENRTELDGPVMVIIGDAVAGANFARSEPLAAGLRHNADASDASDAKRAEQILN; encoded by the coding sequence ATGTCGCAGCAACTGTCCGTTTTTCCGGCATTCTTTCGCGTCGCGCAGAAGAGCGTGGCGGTGTTCGGCAATGGGGACGAAGCCTTCGCCAAGGTACGCCTGCTGCTGAACACCGAGGCGCGCATCCTCGCCTATGCGGATCAGCCGGAACCGGCCTTCGAGGCCTTCCTGAAGGACAAAGGCATCGAGGCGGTGCGTGGGCCCTTTGCCGACCATCAGGTCGAAGGCGCCGTGTTGGTCTTTGCGGCGACCGGCGATGCGGCTGCCGATAGGGTGATCGTGAGCGCGGCGCGCGAGCGCAAGATCCCTGCGAACGCCGTCGACCAGCCGGACTATTGCGATTTTCTGACGCCGGCGCTCGTCAACCGCGCCCCTGTCGCGGTGGCGATCGGCACGGAAGGGGCGGGGCCGGTTCTGGCGCAGATGATCCGCGCGCAGATCGATCAACTTCTGTCCCCCTCGCTCGGCATCGTCGCGACTTTGGCCGCGAGCTACCGCGAGGCGGTCGATCGTCTTATCCCACGCGGCGTTGCGCGCCGCGTCTTCTGGCGGCGCTTTTTCTCGGGGCCCGTAGCGGATCATGTCGCTCTCGGCGATCTTGCTTCCGCCCGCCGCGAAGCCTCCAGGCTGCTGGACGCGGCCGACCGCATTTCCGGGCACGTCTGGCTGGTTGGAGCGGGTCCGGGTGCTGAGGACCTGCTGACGCTCAGGGCGCAGCGGGTGATGATGGAGGCGGATGCGATCGTCTATGACGCGCTGGTGCCACAGGCAATCGTCGACATGGGGCGCCGCGATGCCGAGCGGCTTTCGGTCGGCAAGCGCAAGGGATGCCACACCAAGTCGCAAGCCGAGATCAATCAGCTGCTGGTGAAGCTCGCCAATGAAGGCAAGCGCGTCGTGCGGCTGAAATCCGGTGATCCACTGATCTTCGGCCGTGCCGGCGAAGAGATGGCCGCGATGCGCGAAGCCGGGATCAGCTACGAGATCGTCCCCGGCATCACCTCGGCCTTTGCCGCAGCGGCGGATTTCGAGCTGCCGCTGACGCTTCGCGGTGTCGCGTCGTCGCTGGTCTTCACGACCGGCCACGATCTTGCCGGCGATGTCCTTCCCGATTGGGCGCGGCTTGCCGTCTCCGGCGCGACGATCGCCGTCTATATGGGCCGTACGGTGGCCGCTTCGGTCGCAGGCCGGCTGATGCAGGCGGGGCTGCCGGCGGAGACCACAGTTGCCGTCATCGAGAATGCCAGCCGCGCCGAGCGGCGTCTGCTGCACGGGATCCTTCGTGAACTGCCGGATCTCGAGAACCGGACGGAGCTCGACGGGCCAGTCATGGTGATCATCGGCGATGCGGTCGCCGGCGCGAATTTCGCCCGGTCGGAACCACTCGCTGCCGGCCTGCGTCACAATGCGGACGCGAGCGATGCTTCTGACGCGAAACGCGCAGAACAGATTTTGAATTGA
- a CDS encoding DUF2849 domain-containing protein yields MVSKVLTANRLADGISVWLDASGNWVESLQDAFVARHAEAVAALEATGKTAFADNKVVDVNVVDVEEVDGILRPLRMRERIRAEGPSIAYAPGYHGLAGPKNFAA; encoded by the coding sequence ATGGTGAGCAAGGTTTTGACGGCAAATCGCTTGGCGGACGGCATTTCCGTCTGGCTCGACGCCTCCGGCAATTGGGTGGAGTCGCTGCAGGACGCTTTCGTTGCCCGCCATGCCGAGGCCGTCGCCGCGCTCGAGGCGACCGGTAAGACCGCCTTCGCCGACAACAAGGTCGTGGATGTCAACGTCGTTGACGTGGAAGAGGTCGACGGCATACTCCGGCCGCTTCGCATGCGTGAGCGGATCCGGGCGGAAGGTCCGTCAATCGCCTATGCCCCCGGTTATCACGGCCTTGCCGGCCCCAAGAATTTTGCTGCCTGA